In one Acanthochromis polyacanthus isolate Apoly-LR-REF ecotype Palm Island chromosome 20, KAUST_Apoly_ChrSc, whole genome shotgun sequence genomic region, the following are encoded:
- the dipk1c gene encoding divergent protein kinase domain 1C isoform X2, translating into MCEDLCVLGLVEYKRCLYYENGKKVIEARWRGNPVILKSKLENFSSYEPLGILDYQDTAEELSPLDVVFYATLEVRNSLGLAGEDEDEDGGGGGGGGGGGNGSLARLWGKKLKSRDKSISRAELASLWSLLQQEEYTFLRVLQDLSSHVARVLGSCGHFYAVEYLSAGHAWDQNIFSLDDVSVPGLQDQNQAGARGRWTSREMVHRIALSFLDMVWHFDNDFTHKLHLCDIKPENFAIRKDLTVVAIDVDMAFFEPKMRDILDQNCSSDDDCNFFDCSSRCDPMKRRCSPTRRNTNLQVICEKIFRPWFSPTLLGAKAGLPLQVELQRAVQECSETDQSEEDEDGGGRGGGRDVHQRLFSILNRLVQEGRASAEGGGAWEGKDHVHTALNF; encoded by the exons ATGTGTGAGGATCTTTGTGTTCTGGGTCTGGTCGAGTACAAACGCTGCCTCTACTACGAGAACGGGAAGAAGGTGATCGAGGCTCGCTGGAGGGGAAACCCCGTCATCCTCAAGTCCAAGCTGGAGAACTTCTCCTCGTACGAGCCGCTGGGGATCCTGGACTACCAG GACACGGCGGAGGAGCTGTCCCCTCTGGACGTGGTCTTCTACGCCACTCTGGAG GTACGGAACTCCCTGGGGCTGGCCGGGGAGGACGAGGATgaagacggaggaggaggaggaggaggaggaggaggagggaacgGCTCTCTGGCCAGGCTGTGGGGGAAGAAGCTGAAGAGCAGAGATAAGAGCATCTCCAGAGCAGAGCTGGCTTCACTGTGGTCGctgctgcagcaggaggagtACACCTTCCTGAG AGTCCTGCAGGACCTCAGCAGCCACGTGGCCAGAGTGCTGGGCTCCTGCGGTCACTTCTACGCCGTGGAGTATCTGTCGGCCGGACACGCCTGGGACCAGAACATCTTCTCCCTGGACGACGTGTCCGTTCCCGGGCtgcaggaccagaaccaggccGGGGCCCGGGGCAGGTGGACCTCCAGGGAGATGGTGCACCGCATCGCTCTGAGCTTCCTGGACATGGTGTGGCACTTTGACAACGACTTCACCCACAAGCTGCACCTCTGCGACATCAAGCCGGAGAACTTCGCCATCAGGAAGGACCTGACG GTGGTCGCCATCGACGTGGACATGGCGTTCTTCGAGCCCAAGATGAGGGACATCCTGGACCAGAACTGCAGCAGCGACGACGACTGCAACTTCTTCGACTGTTCGTCCAGATGTGACCCGATGAAACGCCGGTGCAGCCCGACCCGACGGAACACGAACCTGCAG GTGATTTGTGAGAAGATTTTCAGGCCGTGGTTTTCTCCTACTCTGCTCGGAGCCAAAGCAGGACTTCCTCTGCAG GTGGAGCTGCAGCGAGCCGTCCAGGAGTGTTCAGAAACCGACCAGAGCGAGGAGGAcgaggatggaggaggaagaggaggaggcagggACGTCCATCAGCGTCTCTTCAGCATCCTGAACCGACTCGTCCAGGAGGGCAGGGCTTCAGCGGAAGGGGGCGGAGCCTGGGAGGGGAAAGACCACGTCCACACGGCACTGAACTTCTGA
- the dipk1c gene encoding divergent protein kinase domain 1C isoform X1 produces the protein MCEDLCVLGLVEYKRCLYYENGKKVIEARWRGNPVILKSKLENFSSYEPLGILDYQDTAEELSPLDVVFYATLEVRNSLGLAGEDEDEDGGGGGGGGGGGNGSLARLWGKKLKSRDKSISRAELASLWSLLQQEEYTFLRVLQDLSSHVARVLGSCGHFYAVEYLSAGHAWDQNIFSLDDVSVPGLQDQNQAGARGRWTSREMVHRIALSFLDMVWHFDNDFTHKLHLCDIKPENFAIRKDLTVVAIDVDMAFFEPKMRDILDQNCSSDDDCNFFDCSSRCDPMKRRCSPTRRNTNLQVICEKIFRPWFSPTLLGAKAGLPLQSSYQVELQRAVQECSETDQSEEDEDGGGRGGGRDVHQRLFSILNRLVQEGRASAEGGGAWEGKDHVHTALNF, from the exons ATGTGTGAGGATCTTTGTGTTCTGGGTCTGGTCGAGTACAAACGCTGCCTCTACTACGAGAACGGGAAGAAGGTGATCGAGGCTCGCTGGAGGGGAAACCCCGTCATCCTCAAGTCCAAGCTGGAGAACTTCTCCTCGTACGAGCCGCTGGGGATCCTGGACTACCAG GACACGGCGGAGGAGCTGTCCCCTCTGGACGTGGTCTTCTACGCCACTCTGGAG GTACGGAACTCCCTGGGGCTGGCCGGGGAGGACGAGGATgaagacggaggaggaggaggaggaggaggaggaggagggaacgGCTCTCTGGCCAGGCTGTGGGGGAAGAAGCTGAAGAGCAGAGATAAGAGCATCTCCAGAGCAGAGCTGGCTTCACTGTGGTCGctgctgcagcaggaggagtACACCTTCCTGAG AGTCCTGCAGGACCTCAGCAGCCACGTGGCCAGAGTGCTGGGCTCCTGCGGTCACTTCTACGCCGTGGAGTATCTGTCGGCCGGACACGCCTGGGACCAGAACATCTTCTCCCTGGACGACGTGTCCGTTCCCGGGCtgcaggaccagaaccaggccGGGGCCCGGGGCAGGTGGACCTCCAGGGAGATGGTGCACCGCATCGCTCTGAGCTTCCTGGACATGGTGTGGCACTTTGACAACGACTTCACCCACAAGCTGCACCTCTGCGACATCAAGCCGGAGAACTTCGCCATCAGGAAGGACCTGACG GTGGTCGCCATCGACGTGGACATGGCGTTCTTCGAGCCCAAGATGAGGGACATCCTGGACCAGAACTGCAGCAGCGACGACGACTGCAACTTCTTCGACTGTTCGTCCAGATGTGACCCGATGAAACGCCGGTGCAGCCCGACCCGACGGAACACGAACCTGCAG GTGATTTGTGAGAAGATTTTCAGGCCGTGGTTTTCTCCTACTCTGCTCGGAGCCAAAGCAGGACTTCCTCTGCAG TCGTCCTACCAGGTGGAGCTGCAGCGAGCCGTCCAGGAGTGTTCAGAAACCGACCAGAGCGAGGAGGAcgaggatggaggaggaagaggaggaggcagggACGTCCATCAGCGTCTCTTCAGCATCCTGAACCGACTCGTCCAGGAGGGCAGGGCTTCAGCGGAAGGGGGCGGAGCCTGGGAGGGGAAAGACCACGTCCACACGGCACTGAACTTCTGA